A window from Candidatus Arthromitus sp. SFB-rat-Yit encodes these proteins:
- a CDS encoding response regulator transcription factor — MGKKILIVEDEFNIVELLRYNLTKNGFDVKYVLDGLDIINIVTEFKPELILLDLMLTGKDGFEICSELSNNEDTKKIPIIIVSSKSREFDKVLALNLGADDYICKPFSINEIVARIKAVFRRMEKLNFNETNLSCDFKFGDILLDLKKREIYKKGRKLDMTFKEFELLVMLIRSNGHVLTREYILDNIWGYNYIGETRTVDVHVRNLRKKIEDDDKNPVFIETVRGIGYKFNLEYNENF, encoded by the coding sequence ATGGGTAAAAAGATTTTAATTGTTGAAGATGAGTTTAATATTGTTGAGTTGTTGAGATACAATTTAACGAAAAATGGATTTGATGTAAAGTATGTCTTAGATGGATTAGATATAATTAATATTGTAACAGAGTTTAAGCCCGAATTAATATTGCTTGATTTAATGTTAACTGGAAAAGATGGTTTTGAAATATGTAGTGAATTATCCAATAACGAAGATACAAAGAAGATACCTATAATAATAGTTTCTTCAAAAAGTAGAGAATTTGATAAAGTATTGGCACTAAATCTTGGAGCTGACGATTATATTTGTAAGCCATTTTCTATAAATGAAATAGTTGCTCGAATAAAAGCTGTATTTAGGAGAATGGAAAAATTAAATTTTAATGAAACAAATTTATCTTGTGATTTTAAATTTGGCGATATATTATTAGATTTAAAAAAGAGAGAGATATATAAAAAAGGCAGAAAACTAGATATGACCTTTAAAGAATTTGAGTTATTGGTAATGCTTATAAGAAGTAATGGTCATGTTCTAACTAGAGAATATATACTTGATAATATTTGGGGATATAATTACATAGGTGAAACTAGAACTGTAGATGTTCATGTTAGAAATTTAAGAAAAAAGATAGAAGATGATGATAAAAATCCTGTATTTATTGAAACGGTGAGAGGAATAGGGTATAAATTCAATTTAGAATATAATGAAAATTTTTAA
- the pgeF gene encoding peptidoglycan editing factor PgeF yields MKLIEFDSKYFLYKEIDNIGFGVTTANSEFGIHPKLENYDKNIKFIKEKFNLSDIFVVSQIHSDIVIECDKNFTLGLEGDGLIIREINRGIGVFTADCVPIFLFDSKKRIASVLHSGWKGTYNEIVVKAIDIFVKKYHSDVNDIVIYIGPHIKVCCYEVGEELKYKFNNHHRFQKNANIFNKNNLSLLECIKTSVLACNIPIYNLNVVDYCVHCSKDVKFYSYRNDPNSLNRIFSFIFIK; encoded by the coding sequence ATGAAATTAATAGAGTTCGATAGTAAATATTTTTTGTATAAAGAAATAGATAATATTGGTTTTGGAGTTACTACGGCTAATTCTGAATTTGGAATACACCCAAAACTTGAAAATTACGATAAAAATATAAAATTTATCAAGGAGAAATTTAATTTAAGCGATATATTTGTGGTATCTCAAATACATAGTGATATTGTTATTGAATGTGATAAAAATTTTACATTAGGTTTAGAAGGCGATGGGCTTATAATTAGAGAAATAAATCGTGGAATAGGTGTTTTTACAGCAGATTGTGTTCCTATATTTTTATTTGATTCAAAGAAACGTATCGCTTCGGTTTTACATAGTGGTTGGAAGGGAACTTACAACGAAATAGTTGTTAAAGCAATTGATATATTTGTTAAAAAATATCATTCGGATGTAAATGATATAGTTATTTATATAGGACCGCATATTAAAGTTTGTTGTTACGAAGTTGGAGAAGAACTTAAATATAAGTTTAATAATCATCATAGATTCCAAAAAAATGCTAATATTTTTAATAAAAATAATCTTAGTTTATTGGAGTGCATTAAGACTTCGGTTTTGGCGTGTAATATACCGATTTATAATTTGAATGTTGTTGATTATTGTGTGCACTGTAGCAAAGACGTGAAATTTTATTCATATAGAAATGATCCGAATTCTTTAAATAGAATATTTTCATTTATTTTTATTAAATAA
- a CDS encoding YlmC/YmxH family sporulation protein has translation MIDMSFSLNDLKSMEVIDVSIGAKIGYISDYMIDTNTFRVLSIIVSYGKVSWFFKNNCLEIPWEKIMKIGLDVILVDGSNMDLLLE, from the coding sequence ATGATAGATATGTCATTTTCATTAAATGATTTAAAATCAATGGAAGTTATAGATGTAAGCATAGGTGCTAAAATAGGGTATATAAGCGATTATATGATTGATACAAATACATTTAGGGTGTTATCAATTATAGTTTCTTATGGTAAAGTGTCCTGGTTTTTTAAAAATAATTGTTTAGAAATTCCTTGGGAAAAGATAATGAAAATAGGGTTGGATGTTATTTTGGTTGATGGAAGTAATATGGATTTATTATTGGAATAA
- a CDS encoding heavy metal translocating P-type ATPase — MKGLYMNYNHTLKFENMNCYDCADKIKTRLLKLNYVSNVDIDVLNQKLNLEFIDDSNTQQRLEEIMKLCINIEPDINFVDSKNPNKSMNKINYKQAIAFLIGVTLFIISFFINGSGPLKFYVCLISYLLIGFEILKKAIINIKKGIIFDENTLMMIATIGAFVIKEFQEGIAVIIFSRVGEFIQDMAINKSRSSISNLMDIRPDTANLEINDSIKIVDPNEIKIGDVIVVKPGEKIPLDGEIIQGESQLDTKALTGEFLTKEVKIGDKVISGCINISSLIKIKVESEFKNSTISRILNLVESATSKKSNTENFITKFSKIYTPIVIVIALIIAIIPPFILGYNTISTWIYRALIFLVISCPCALVISIPLSFFSGIGVASKNGILIKGSNYLEALNNLSTLVFDKTGTVTEGKFFITKIITKDCTTDELLKYAAMAESFSNHPIAKSIVNHYNHPIEQSKISRFEEIAGYGISICIDDDTIISGNKKMMDKFNIHIESTDEPGTKVYVAKNNTYLGYILISDKIKENSAKTIAELKDMNVNKLVMLTGDNKKTAQHIAETLKIPEVYSELLPDQKVKYVEELILNKTPKSTLAFIGDGINDAPSLAIADIGISMGGIGSDAAIEASDIVLIDDDPYKIIKAIKIAKQTRKIATQNIILSLSVKTLVIILGALGLSSMWAAILSDVGVSLIVILNSVRILKKEI, encoded by the coding sequence ATGAAAGGATTGTATATGAATTATAACCACACACTAAAATTTGAAAACATGAATTGTTACGACTGTGCTGACAAAATTAAAACTAGATTACTAAAATTAAATTATGTCTCGAATGTAGACATAGACGTATTAAATCAAAAATTAAATTTAGAATTCATTGATGATTCTAACACACAACAACGCTTAGAAGAAATTATGAAGTTATGTATAAATATTGAACCTGACATAAACTTTGTTGACTCTAAGAATCCAAATAAATCTATGAATAAAATAAACTACAAGCAAGCCATTGCATTTTTGATTGGTGTAACCCTATTTATAATTTCATTTTTCATAAATGGATCTGGACCTTTAAAATTTTACGTATGTCTTATAAGTTATTTGTTAATAGGATTTGAAATCTTAAAAAAGGCAATTATCAATATAAAAAAGGGTATAATTTTTGATGAAAATACATTGATGATGATTGCAACAATAGGAGCATTTGTAATAAAAGAATTTCAAGAAGGTATAGCAGTTATTATATTTTCAAGAGTTGGAGAATTTATACAAGACATGGCTATTAACAAGTCACGTTCTTCAATCTCAAATCTGATGGACATAAGACCTGATACAGCAAATCTAGAAATTAATGATTCAATCAAAATTGTTGATCCAAATGAAATTAAAATTGGAGATGTAATTGTTGTAAAACCAGGTGAGAAAATACCTTTAGATGGAGAAATAATTCAAGGAGAGTCCCAATTAGACACTAAAGCCTTAACCGGAGAATTCTTAACCAAAGAAGTTAAAATTGGAGATAAAGTAATATCTGGATGCATAAACATCTCTTCTTTAATCAAGATAAAAGTAGAATCAGAATTCAAAAATTCAACAATATCCAGAATTCTTAATCTCGTTGAAAGTGCTACATCAAAAAAATCAAATACAGAAAATTTTATTACTAAATTTTCAAAAATTTATACTCCTATCGTTATAGTAATCGCTTTAATAATAGCAATAATCCCACCATTTATTTTAGGATATAATACTATCTCAACATGGATTTATAGAGCTTTAATATTTTTAGTTATATCTTGCCCTTGTGCGTTGGTAATCTCAATACCATTAAGTTTCTTTAGTGGTATAGGGGTAGCATCTAAGAACGGTATACTTATAAAAGGAAGTAACTATTTAGAAGCACTAAATAATTTATCAACTTTAGTATTTGATAAAACAGGAACTGTAACAGAAGGCAAATTTTTTATAACTAAAATTATAACTAAAGATTGCACAACAGATGAATTATTAAAATACGCTGCAATGGCAGAAAGTTTTTCAAATCATCCAATTGCTAAATCTATAGTCAACCATTACAATCATCCAATTGAGCAATCAAAAATTTCTAGGTTCGAGGAAATTGCTGGATATGGTATAAGCATTTGTATAGATGATGACACAATAATAAGTGGAAATAAAAAGATGATGGATAAATTCAATATCCATATTGAATCCACAGATGAGCCTGGAACAAAAGTATATGTAGCCAAAAACAACACTTATCTCGGATATATTTTGATATCAGATAAAATAAAAGAGAATTCAGCTAAAACTATTGCTGAATTGAAAGATATGAATGTGAACAAACTAGTAATGCTTACAGGGGACAATAAGAAAACAGCTCAGCATATCGCAGAAACATTAAAAATCCCAGAAGTATATTCAGAGCTATTACCAGACCAAAAAGTAAAATATGTAGAAGAATTAATTTTAAATAAAACTCCAAAATCAACTTTAGCATTCATTGGAGATGGTATAAATGATGCTCCTTCTCTTGCTATAGCAGACATTGGAATATCTATGGGTGGAATTGGAAGTGATGCTGCTATTGAAGCATCTGACATTGTTTTAATTGATGACGATCCATACAAAATAATTAAAGCTATAAAAATAGCAAAACAAACAAGAAAAATTGCTACACAAAATATAATTTTATCTTTATCAGTAAAAACATTAGTAATAATACTGGGTGCTTTAGGTTTATCATCTATGTGGGCAGCTATATTATCAGATGTTGGTGTATCACTTATTGTAATTTTAAACTCGGTTAGAATATTGAAAAAAGAAATATAA
- the sigG gene encoding RNA polymerase sporulation sigma factor SigG, translated as MISKVEICGVNTAKLPVLKDKEMKELLLKMRNGDTNSREVFIQGNLRLVLSVIHRFNNRGENVDDLFQVGCIGLIKALDNFDLTQNVKFSTYAVPMIIGEIRRYLRDNNAIRVSRSLRDIAYKALIVKDKLMSENNKEPTVSQIAKELDIPREDVVFALDAIQDPISLFEPIYHDGGDSIFVLDQISDSKNCYENWIEDISIKEAMKKLNKRETMILNLRFFTGRTQMEVAEEIGISQAQVSRLEKTALKHMRKYI; from the coding sequence ATGATAAGTAAGGTTGAAATATGCGGAGTTAATACAGCTAAACTACCTGTGCTTAAGGACAAAGAAATGAAAGAACTTTTATTAAAAATGAGAAATGGTGACACAAACTCTAGAGAAGTGTTTATACAAGGAAATTTAAGATTAGTATTGAGTGTTATACATAGATTTAATAATAGAGGTGAAAATGTAGATGATTTATTCCAAGTTGGTTGTATAGGACTTATTAAAGCTTTAGATAATTTTGATTTAACACAGAATGTTAAATTTTCTACTTATGCAGTTCCTATGATAATAGGAGAAATTAGAAGATATTTAAGAGATAACAATGCTATTAGGGTTAGTAGATCGCTTAGGGATATAGCGTATAAAGCATTGATTGTAAAAGATAAGTTGATGTCTGAAAATAATAAAGAACCCACAGTATCACAAATTGCTAAAGAATTAGATATTCCTAGGGAAGATGTTGTATTTGCTTTGGATGCTATACAAGATCCAATATCATTATTTGAGCCTATTTATCATGATGGAGGAGATTCGATTTTTGTTTTAGATCAAATAAGTGATTCTAAAAATTGTTATGAAAATTGGATAGAGGATATATCTATAAAGGAAGCTATGAAGAAATTAAATAAAAGAGAAACTATGATATTGAATTTGAGATTTTTTACTGGGAGAACTCAAATGGAGGTTGCTGAGGAAATTGGTATTTCTCAAGCACAAGTATCTAGATTAGAAAAGACGGCTTTAAAACATATGAGAAAGTATATATAA
- the sigE gene encoding RNA polymerase sporulation sigma factor SigE, producing the protein MRKIIIFINNLIYKFKYITRAIFYIGSSDALPPPLTRDEEDDLINKLLVTDTENIRTILIERNLRLVVYIAKKFENTGIMVEDLISVGTIGLIKAVNTFNPDKKIKLATYASRCIENEILMYLRRMNKIKGEISFYEPLNTDWDGNELLLSDILGSSDSNVFEFIEEEIDRSLLVIAMESLNNREHEIISLRFGLNGYLEKTQKEVADILGISQSYISRLEKRIIKKLKKEINKML; encoded by the coding sequence ATGAGGAAGATAATAATTTTCATTAATAATTTGATTTATAAATTTAAATATATAACTCGTGCTATTTTTTATATAGGTAGTAGCGATGCATTACCACCACCATTAACACGTGATGAAGAAGATGATTTAATAAATAAATTATTGGTTACGGATACAGAAAATATAAGAACAATATTGATTGAAAGAAATTTAAGATTGGTTGTTTATATTGCTAAAAAATTTGAAAATACTGGAATTATGGTAGAAGATCTTATATCTGTTGGGACTATCGGGCTTATTAAGGCGGTTAATACTTTTAATCCAGATAAAAAAATAAAACTAGCGACATATGCCTCGAGATGCATTGAAAATGAAATATTGATGTATTTGAGGAGAATGAATAAAATAAAGGGAGAAATTTCATTTTATGAACCGTTAAATACAGATTGGGATGGAAACGAATTATTACTATCAGACATACTTGGATCTAGTGATAGTAATGTTTTTGAATTCATTGAAGAGGAAATTGATAGAAGTTTGCTTGTTATAGCAATGGAATCATTAAATAATAGAGAACATGAAATAATATCTCTACGATTTGGTTTAAATGGATATTTGGAAAAAACCCAAAAAGAAGTAGCGGATATTTTGGGAATTTCACAATCATATATCTCTAGGTTAGAAAAGAGAATTATTAAGAAATTAAAAAAGGAAATAAATAAAATGTTATAA
- a CDS encoding sigma-E processing peptidase SpoIIGA: protein MIIYYDLFIFENFIFNLFILYTSFKILNLKLNFYRLLFASIVSSFISSLILINLNSVIYLLFIILTSTFAGLILCVPEIRVNYFIQIIVSMFFTSFILFGIIKFLSTWFVNINYKIIFVIFIVVFVIYGIVKKYITRNTFFNNYIFEIELNYQNKIYKFNGFLDTGNELYEPVSGLPVIIVEKRCIPGIFYHEKYFYKIPYKVITGDVSYFEGIKVKNVHFKNNNKDFYADIILCTTYTSLDPNKRFEAILSRCII from the coding sequence ATGATTATTTATTATGATTTGTTTATATTTGAGAACTTCATTTTTAATTTATTTATTCTATATACATCTTTTAAAATATTAAATTTAAAGTTGAATTTTTATAGATTATTATTTGCATCAATTGTATCATCATTTATATCTAGTTTGATTTTAATAAATTTAAATTCTGTGATTTATTTGTTATTTATTATATTGACCAGCACATTTGCTGGATTAATTTTATGTGTTCCTGAGATAAGAGTTAATTATTTTATACAGATAATTGTGAGCATGTTCTTTACATCATTTATATTATTTGGGATTATTAAATTTTTAAGCACGTGGTTTGTAAATATAAATTATAAAATCATATTTGTAATTTTTATTGTTGTTTTTGTCATATATGGTATTGTAAAAAAATATATAACTAGAAATACATTTTTTAATAATTACATATTTGAAATAGAATTAAACTATCAAAATAAAATTTATAAATTTAATGGATTTTTGGATACAGGTAATGAGTTGTATGAACCAGTGTCTGGTCTACCAGTAATAATTGTAGAAAAAAGATGTATTCCAGGCATTTTTTACCATGAAAAATATTTCTATAAAATACCATATAAAGTTATAACAGGAGATGTATCATATTTTGAAGGTATAAAAGTTAAAAATGTTCATTTTAAAAACAACAATAAAGATTTTTATGCGGATATTATTTTGTGTACAACTTATACATCATTAGATCCTAATAAACGTTTTGAAGCAATATTATCTAGATGCATAATTTAG
- the ftsZ gene encoding cell division protein FtsZ — protein sequence MLDFDMNSIFQNARIKVIGCGGGGGNAVNRMIEDGLKNVEFIVVNTDNQALRLSKAESKIQIGEKLTRGLGAGANPDIGEKAAEESKDMIKDAIQGAELVFITAGMGGGTGTGAAPVVAEIAKSLGILTVGVVTKPFPFEGRKRMMQADMGISNLMSKVDTLVTIPNERLLTMVDKKTSLLEAFKKADDVLRQGVQGISDLITIPGIVNRDFADVKAIMSDRGLAHMGIGRGTGENRAIEAAKQAISSPLLETSIIGATGVLMNVTGGPDLSLHEIHEAGNMVQESTDEDAVFMFGAVIDEDLKDEIRVTLIATGFEGSANRKVSEIFKEEILVTKPDISKTIKEDKEEPPIEREDVNKKNNDKEDDYGIPAFLRKRDFNK from the coding sequence GTGTTAGATTTTGATATGAATAGTATTTTTCAAAATGCAAGAATAAAAGTAATTGGATGTGGTGGCGGCGGAGGGAACGCTGTTAATAGAATGATAGAAGATGGTCTTAAAAATGTAGAATTTATTGTTGTTAATACTGATAATCAAGCTTTAAGATTATCTAAGGCTGAATCTAAGATTCAAATAGGTGAGAAGTTGACAAGAGGTCTTGGAGCTGGAGCGAATCCAGATATTGGTGAAAAAGCTGCTGAAGAAAGTAAAGATATGATAAAGGATGCTATACAAGGAGCAGAGCTTGTATTTATAACCGCGGGAATGGGAGGAGGAACGGGAACGGGTGCTGCTCCAGTTGTTGCAGAAATAGCAAAATCGTTGGGAATATTAACGGTTGGTGTTGTTACAAAACCTTTTCCATTTGAAGGAAGAAAAAGAATGATGCAAGCAGATATGGGTATATCTAATTTGATGAGTAAAGTTGATACTTTAGTGACAATACCAAATGAAAGATTGTTAACAATGGTTGATAAAAAAACATCTTTACTTGAAGCTTTTAAGAAAGCGGATGATGTTTTAAGACAAGGTGTTCAGGGTATATCTGATCTTATAACTATACCAGGTATAGTTAATAGAGATTTTGCTGATGTAAAAGCAATTATGAGTGATAGAGGTCTTGCTCATATGGGTATAGGTAGGGGTACTGGTGAAAATAGAGCTATAGAGGCAGCTAAGCAAGCAATATCATCGCCATTACTCGAAACATCTATAATTGGAGCTACAGGTGTACTTATGAATGTTACAGGTGGACCTGATTTATCACTGCATGAAATTCATGAAGCTGGAAATATGGTTCAAGAATCTACAGATGAAGATGCAGTATTTATGTTTGGAGCTGTTATAGATGAAGATTTAAAAGACGAAATTAGAGTAACTTTAATAGCTACTGGTTTTGAAGGAAGTGCAAATAGAAAAGTAAGCGAGATATTTAAAGAAGAGATTTTAGTAACAAAACCTGATATTTCTAAGACAATAAAAGAAGATAAAGAAGAACCTCCAATTGAAAGGGAGGATGTTAATAAGAAGAACAATGATAAAGAAGATGATTATGGTATTCCTGCCTTTTTAAGGAAACGTGATTTTAATAAATAA
- a CDS encoding glycosyltransferase family 2 protein yields the protein MFFDLIEKIASIIVNLVYIISFYYLAISILGLLLKNRKNKKLDKKNRFAIVIAAHDEEKVISNSLKSLKGLNYDKEFYDVFVVADNCTDKTKEYSLAQGALVYERFDDNNKGKGYALEWMFNKIFDMGDRYSAIIVLDADNIVSPNFLTEMNTKLNNGYKVIQGYIDSKNPNDNWLTMSYSIAFWSNNRLFQLCRDNLGLSCQLSGTGFCLDIETLKKVGWGATCLTEDLEFTCKLIMNNMRVVFAYKAVVYDEKPLTLKQSWNQRKRWMQGFADVSSRYFLKLIERVFSHRDLKALDCALYSIQPIVITILGIVSIFNMSRLLLSLVGIFMGQPLVFEFKAIRFISLAYFIFQFMITPIMIHLDSKLNFKVLMYYIFIYPFYIITWVPIAIQGILNKNKKEWFHTDHSRNVSINELEKFKN from the coding sequence TTGTTTTTTGATTTAATTGAAAAAATAGCTTCAATTATTGTGAATTTAGTTTATATTATTTCATTTTATTATTTGGCAATTTCAATACTGGGTCTTCTTTTGAAAAACAGAAAAAATAAAAAGCTTGATAAGAAAAATAGATTTGCTATTGTTATTGCTGCTCATGATGAAGAGAAGGTTATTTCTAATAGCTTGAAAAGTTTGAAAGGTTTGAATTACGATAAAGAATTTTATGATGTTTTTGTTGTAGCGGATAATTGTACAGATAAAACAAAAGAGTATTCTCTAGCTCAAGGAGCATTGGTATATGAAAGGTTTGACGATAATAATAAAGGAAAAGGATATGCTCTAGAATGGATGTTTAATAAAATATTTGATATGGGAGATAGATATTCTGCTATTATTGTATTGGATGCTGATAATATAGTGTCTCCTAACTTCCTAACAGAGATGAATACAAAATTAAACAATGGATATAAAGTTATCCAAGGTTATATTGATAGTAAGAATCCAAATGATAATTGGCTTACAATGAGTTATTCTATAGCGTTTTGGAGCAATAATAGATTATTTCAGTTGTGTAGAGATAATTTAGGATTATCTTGTCAATTATCTGGTACAGGATTTTGTTTAGATATTGAAACGCTTAAAAAAGTTGGCTGGGGAGCTACATGCCTTACTGAAGATTTAGAATTTACTTGTAAACTAATAATGAATAATATGAGGGTTGTTTTTGCGTATAAGGCTGTTGTTTATGATGAAAAACCTCTTACATTAAAACAATCATGGAATCAAAGAAAAAGGTGGATGCAAGGATTTGCTGATGTATCAAGTAGGTATTTCTTGAAATTAATTGAAAGAGTATTTTCTCATAGGGATTTGAAAGCTTTGGATTGTGCGTTATATTCAATACAACCTATAGTAATAACTATACTTGGAATAGTTTCAATATTTAATATGTCTAGATTATTATTATCATTAGTTGGTATTTTTATGGGACAACCATTGGTTTTTGAATTTAAAGCTATAAGATTTATATCATTAGCGTATTTTATATTCCAGTTTATGATAACTCCTATAATGATACATTTAGATTCTAAATTAAATTTTAAAGTTTTAATGTATTATATATTTATATATCCATTTTATATAATTACATGGGTACCTATAGCAATACAAGGAATTTTGAATAAAAATAAAAAAGAGTGGTTTCACACGGATCATTCAAGAAATGTAAGCATTAATGAACTAGAAAAATTTAAGAATTAA
- a CDS encoding type IV pilus twitching motility protein PilT, whose translation MLSLQDILKLACDKEFSYIYLSVGANIFGRVNSDLEVMFEKKLNSDDLTTYAKEILGDKFTELFETEEKYISFSIPGIGRFKANIFRQRNSIAISIKILSRNEFNNEIDIPNNIYNFVSQLKNGLVLIIGSINSGKNFTLSTIIQKISNTYSKYIITLESTIDILYRHNKSIVNQREMGTDTDSYISGIESAFRERPDILVIDDIPNYEVMKLIMKCCDAGILVIATFYSNSIQRTLEFLFGMEPKDKTYLKNILPSMLRCMIHQKNIFDKNQNNLYLFEFMINIPIIANCIRENNIKNLYTLMQNNTKLGICTMDNSLINAYKEGLISREVFVQNVSNKEIAAKIILNY comes from the coding sequence ATGTTGTCATTACAAGATATATTAAAGTTAGCTTGCGATAAAGAGTTTTCATACATATATTTAAGCGTTGGTGCAAATATATTTGGTCGTGTTAATTCGGATTTGGAAGTTATGTTTGAGAAAAAATTAAATTCAGATGATCTTACAACTTATGCAAAAGAAATTTTAGGGGATAAGTTTACTGAATTATTTGAAACTGAAGAAAAGTACATATCATTTTCGATACCAGGTATTGGAAGGTTTAAAGCTAATATTTTTAGACAAAGAAACAGTATTGCAATATCAATTAAAATATTATCTAGAAATGAGTTTAATAATGAAATTGATATTCCAAATAATATTTACAATTTTGTATCTCAATTAAAAAATGGATTAGTATTAATAATTGGATCAATCAATAGTGGAAAAAATTTTACACTTTCAACAATTATTCAAAAAATTAGCAATACATATTCAAAATATATCATTACGCTTGAATCAACTATTGATATTCTATATAGGCATAATAAGTCTATAGTTAATCAAAGGGAAATGGGAACTGATACGGACTCGTATATAAGTGGTATTGAGTCTGCGTTTAGAGAAAGACCAGATATTTTGGTTATTGATGATATACCAAATTATGAAGTTATGAAGCTGATAATGAAATGCTGTGATGCGGGTATACTTGTTATAGCAACATTTTATTCAAATAGCATACAAAGAACATTGGAATTTTTATTTGGAATGGAACCAAAGGATAAAACTTATCTTAAAAATATTTTACCAAGTATGTTAAGATGTATGATTCACCAAAAAAACATTTTTGATAAAAATCAAAACAATTTATATTTGTTTGAATTTATGATCAATATTCCAATAATAGCTAACTGTATAAGAGAAAATAATATTAAAAACCTATATACTTTAATGCAGAACAATACGAAATTAGGTATATGTACCATGGACAATTCTTTGATAAACGCTTACAAAGAAGGACTTATTTCAAGAGAGGTTTTTGTTCAAAATGTATCTAATAAAGAAATTGCTGCAAAAATTATATTGAATTATTAA
- the sigK gene encoding RNA polymerase sporulation sigma factor SigK produces the protein MIDNLFEIISSVVLFVGYIVGNNSFPNPLTSEQEKEYIDRFKAGDLKAKNILIERNLRLVVHIAKKFSSVRDVEDLISVGTIGLIKGIESFDYVKGTKLATYAARCIENEILMLIRNSKKTKNEVFLQDPIGTDKEGNEISLIDVLNSSDDTIIDIVEQKLTIKKMYKKLNDILTEKEQLIIKLRYGLIDGKIKTQKEISKKLNISRSYVSRIEKKALMKLNKELFVKK, from the coding sequence TTGATAGACAACTTATTTGAGATCATCAGTAGCGTAGTTTTATTTGTAGGATATATAGTTGGAAATAATTCATTCCCAAACCCATTAACTAGCGAACAGGAAAAAGAATATATAGATAGATTTAAAGCAGGAGATTTAAAAGCTAAGAATATTTTAATTGAAAGAAATTTGAGATTGGTTGTTCATATAGCTAAAAAATTTTCATCGGTAAGAGATGTGGAAGATTTAATATCTGTTGGAACGATAGGACTTATAAAAGGTATAGAGTCTTTTGATTATGTAAAAGGAACTAAACTTGCAACTTATGCTGCAAGATGTATAGAAAATGAAATTTTAATGTTGATAAGAAATTCTAAAAAGACGAAAAATGAAGTATTTCTTCAAGATCCTATAGGAACAGACAAAGAAGGAAATGAAATTTCTTTGATAGATGTATTAAATAGTAGTGATGATACAATAATTGACATTGTTGAACAAAAATTAACGATTAAAAAAATGTATAAAAAGCTTAATGATATTTTGACTGAGAAGGAACAACTTATAATAAAATTGAGATATGGATTGATAGATGGAAAGATTAAAACACAAAAGGAAATATCTAAAAAATTAAATATCTCAAGATCTTATGTTTCACGAATTGAAAAGAAAGCGTTAATGAAATTGAATAAAGAATTATTTGTTAAAAAGTAA